Proteins from one Podarcis raffonei isolate rPodRaf1 chromosome 1, rPodRaf1.pri, whole genome shotgun sequence genomic window:
- the EIF4G2 gene encoding eukaryotic translation initiation factor 4 gamma 2, with protein sequence MFTYPCELASDHGRREALGGCCGDSEARPAIYALPPSLPQPRSPAPSPPPFSRLSPALAAAGPGDADETLGKILHCQAAKVESAIAEGGASRFSASSGGGGGRGAPQHYPKTAGNSEFLGKTPGQNAQKWIPSRSTRRDDDSANDKERHDAIFRKVRGILNKLTPEKFDKLCLELLNVGVESKLILKGIILLIVDKALEEPKYSSLYAQLCLRLAEDAPNFDGPSAECHPGQKQSTTFRRLLISKLQDEFENRTRNVDIYDKHDAPLLPEEEEQRAIAKIKMLGNIKFIGELGKLDLIHESILHKCIKTLLEKKKRVQLKDMGEDLECLCQIMRTVGPRLDHAKAKSLMDQYFARMRSLMMSKELPARIRFLLQDTVELREHRWVPRKAFLDNGPKTINQIRQDAVKDLGVFIPPPMSQGMRSDFFLEGPFMPPRMKLDRDPLGGLADMFGQMPGSGIGTGPGVIQDRFSPTMGRHRSNQLFNGHGGHLMAPAQSQFGELGKSFLKNPGQSQLYHNQNQGLLSQQQGSSKDMPPRFSKKGQLNADEISLRPAQSFLINKNQVPKLQPQITMIPPSAQPPRTQTPPLGQPPQLGLKTNPPLIQEKPAKTTKKPPPSKEELLKMTETVVTEYLNNGNANDAVNGVREMRAPKHFIPEMLSKVILQSLDRSDEDKEKASALINLLKQEGIATSDNFMQAFLNVLDQCPKLEVDIPLVKSYLAQFAARAIISELVSISELAQPLESGTHFPLFLLCLQQLAKLQDREWLTELFQQSKVNMQKMLPEIDQNKDRMLEILEGKGLSFLFPLLKLEKELLKQIKLDPSPQAIYKWIKDNISPKLHVDKGFVNILMTSFLQYISSEVNPPNDEPDSSSAPSKEQLEQEKQLLLSFKPVMQKFLHDHVDLQVSALYALQVHCYNNNFPKGMLLRFFVHFYDMEIIEEEAFLAWKEDITQEFPGKGKALFQVNQWLTWLETAEEEESEEEAD encoded by the exons ATGTTCACCTATCCTTGTGAATTAGCATCGGACCACG GACGGAGGGAAGCGCTCGGTGGCTGCTGTGGTGACTCGGAGGCCCGTCCTGCCATTTacgctctccccccctccctaccCCAGCCCCGATCCCcggctccctctccccctcccttctctcgCCTCTCCCCAGCCCTCGCCGCCGCCGGTCCTGGGGACGCTGACGAGACTCTAGGGAAG ATTCTTCATTGTCAAGCCGCCAAAGTGGAGAGTGCGATTGCAGAAGGGGGTGCTTCTCGTTTCAG TGCTTCTTCGGGCGGAGGAGGAGGTAGGGGTGCACCTCAGCACTATCCCAAGACTGCCGGCAACAG CGAGTTCCTGGGGAAAACCCCAGGGCAAAACGCTCAGAAATGGATTCCTTCACGAAGCACTAGACGAGATGACGACTCCGCAAATGACAAAGAAAGACACGATGCAATCTTCAGGAAAGTAAGAGG cATATTAAATAAGCTTACTCCTGAAAAGTTTGACAAGCTATGCCTTGAGCTCCTCAATGTGGGTGTAGAGTCTAAGCTCATCCTAAAGGGGATCATACTGCTG ATCGTAGACAAAGCCCTTGAAGAGCCAAAATATAGCTCGCTATATGCTCAACTATGTCTGCGACTGGCAGAAGATGCACCCAACTTTGATGGCCCATCAGCAGAGTGTCATCCAGGACAGAAGCAAAGCACA ACATTCAGACGCCTCTTAATTTCTAAACTTCAGGATGAATTTGAAAACCGCACCAGAAATGTTGATA tctATGATAAGCATGATGCCCCCCTCCTCCCcgaggaggaggaacagagagCCATTGCTAAGATCAAGATGCTGGGAAACATCAAATTCATTGGAGAACTTGGCAAGCTTGATCTTATTCATGAATCTATCCTTCATAAGTGCATCAAAACA cttttggaaaagaagaagagagtcCAACTCAAGGATATGGGAGAGGATTTGGAGTGCCTCTGTCAGATAATGAGGACAGTAGGACCTAGACTAGACCATGCAAAAGCCAAG TCCTTAATGGATCAGTACTTTGCCCGTATGCGCTCCTTGATGATGAGTAAGGAATTGCCGGCAAGGATTCGTTTCCTGCTGCAG GATACTGTGGAGTTGAGAGAACACCGTTGGGTTCCTCGCAAAGCTTTTCTTGACAATGGACCAAAGACTATCAATCAAATCCGTCAAGATGCAGTGAAA gatcTGGGAGTTTTTATTCCTCCTCCTATGTCTCAAGGGATGAGAAGTGACTTCTTTCTGGAGGGACCGTTCATGCCACCCAGGATGAAACTTGACAGGGATCCACTTGGAGGGCTTGCTGATATGTTTGGACAAATGCCTG GTAGCGGAATTGGTACTGGTCCAGGAGTTATTCAAGATAGATTTTCACCCACCATGGGGCGACATCGGTCAAATCAACTTTTCAATGGCCATGGGGGACACCTCATGGCCCCTGCTCAATCCCAGTTTGGAGAACTAGGCAAATCCTTTTTGAAAAATCCA GGGCAAAGCCAACTATACCATAATCAGAATCAGGGACTTCTATCCCAACAACAAGGGTCGTCCAAGGATATGCCGCCACGGTTTTCTAAGAAAGGACAGCTTAATGCAGATGAG aTTAGCCTGAGGCCTGCTCAATCTTTCCTAATAAACAAAAACCAAGTGCCAAAGCTTCAGCCCCAGATAACTATGATTCCTCCCAGTGCACAGCCACCACGTACTCAGACACCACCTTTGGGACAG CCACCTCAGCTTGGTCTCAAGACAAATCCACCACTTATCCAGGAGAAACCTGCAAAGACAACTAAAAAGCCACCACCTTCTAAGGAGGAGTTGCTCAAAATGACA GAAACTGTTGTAACTGAATACCTGAACAATGGAAATGCCAACGATGCGGTCAATGGTGTGAGAGAAATGAGGGCGCCAAAACACTTTATCCCTGAGATGCTAAGCAAAGTAATACTTCAATCATTGGATCGATCAGATGAAGATAAAGAAAAAGCAAGTGCTCTGATCAATTTACTTAAGCAGGAAGGGATAGCCACTAGTGACAACTTCATGCAG gcATTCCTAAATGTATTGGACCAGTGTCCTAAACTGGAGGTAGACATCCCTCTGGTAAAATCCTATCTAGCACAGTTTGCAGCCCGTGCCATAATCTCCGAACTAGTGAGCATCTCAGAACTAGCTCAACCATTGGAAAGTGGcacccatttccccctcttcttgctTTGCCTTCAGCAGTTAGCTAAGCTACAGGACCGTGAATGGCTAACAGAACTCTTCCAACAGAGCAAAGTCAATATGCAGAAGATGCTGCCTG AGATCGACCAGAATAAGGATCGTATGCTGGAGATCTTGGAAGGGAAAGGACTTAGCTTCTTGTTTCCACTACTAAAACTGGAAAAGGAGCTCTTAAAGCAAATAAAGTTGGATCCATCCCCTCAAGCGATCTATAAATGGATTAAAGACAACATTTCACCGAAACTTCATGTAGATAAGGGATTTGTTAATATTTTGATGACCAG TTTCTTGCAGTATATTTCTAGTGAAGTAAACCCACCTAATGATGAACCAGATTCTTCATCTGCTCCTTCTAAAGAGCAGTTGGAGCAAGAAAAACAGCTGCTTCTTTCCTTTAAGCCGGTAATGCAGAAGTTCCTTCATGACCATGTTGATCTACAAGTGAGTGCCCTGTATGCGCTCCAAGTGCACTGCTACAACAACAATTTTCCAAAAG GCATGTTATTGCGCTTCTTTGTTCATTTCTATGATATGGAAATCATTGAAGAAGAAGCTTTTCTGGCATGGAAAGAAGACATTACTCAAGAGTTTCCAGGGAAGGGCAAAGCTTTGTTCCAG GTAAACCAGTGGCTGACCTGGCTGGAAACTGCTGAGGAAGAAGAATCTGAGGAAGAAGCTGACTAA